The following proteins are co-located in the Ananas comosus cultivar F153 unplaced genomic scaffold, ASM154086v1, whole genome shotgun sequence genome:
- the LOC109703908 gene encoding UPF0481 protein At3g47200-like: protein MVEDEDIQEMDELASSMESKLQCYWSVGASSVYEVNSSLIHRVQQHIHELDRNAYEPIILSIGPYHHGTPSLQAMEKEKWNCLDYILKLNCGKGLQDYVNAIEGLEKQARNCYSEEINMDSERFLKMLLLDGCFILVSLCGTQGIVCPREELSGEVQTQNQENTYQFGQWYITFVIHDLLLLENQIPFFIVERIYELVADKDAATSSLAEEIAEFVEGILRYYPKAIQESNRPKDFHHLIHLCHIYFKPSQKQEEAEHQYKEWAQYFKIGRQLERSDENLLSIQKQTGQRRWRRAVQYYEAGVEFKKKELDTYNPHSLLDIKFSNGVMEIPYLFVEENTGCLFNNLIAFEQTCPEFGNDFTSYIFFMSQLISTPDDVTLLAQRGIIVHQLRRDAEVSSLFTKLNKDVVFDFNGKYYLKSMFSVLEAHYQSRLNRWVAWLRNNHFSNPWLALGVLAATIVLFCTLVQTLIAVLSYVKPP, encoded by the coding sequence ATGGTTGAAGATGAAGACATTCAAGAGATGGATGAATTAGCGAGTTCCATGGAAAGCAAACTGCAATGTTACTGGTCTGTTGGTGCATCCAGTGTCTACGAAGTGAATTCATCGTTGATCCATCGAGTCCAACAACACATCCATGAGCTAGACCGGAACGCATATGAGCCAATTATTCTGTCGATTGGTCCATATCACCATGGAACTCCATCCTTACAAGCTATGGAGAAGGAAAAATGGAATTGCTTGGATTACATTCTTAAATTGAACTGTGGCAAAGGTTTACAGGATTACGTAAACGCAATTGAGGGGCTAGAGAAACAAGCAAGAAACTGTTACTCAGAGGAGATTAATATGGATAGTGAGCGGTTTCTAAAGATGCTCTTGCTTGATGGATGCTTCATACTTGTGTCTCTCTGCGGAACTCAAGGAATTGTATGCCCCAGGGAGGAATTATCTGGGGAGGTGCAAACACAAAACCAAGAGAATACTTACCAGTTTGGGCAATGGTATATTACTTTCGTCATACACGATTTACTCCTGCTGGAAAATCAAATTCCGTTTTTCATTGTTGAGAGAATATATGAACTGGTTGCAGATAAAGATGCTGCGACTTCGTCACTTGCAGAAGAAATTGCTGAATTTGTGGAAGGCATTTTGCGTTACTATCCAAAAGCAATCCAAGAATCCAACAGGCCAAAGGATTTCCACCATTTGATCCACTTGTGTCATATCTACTTTAAACCAAGTCAGAAGCAGGAGGAAGCAGAGCATCAGTATAAAGAATGGGCTCAATACTTCAAAATTGGTCGTCAGCTGGAGCGAAGCGACGAAAACCTTTTGTCCATTCAGAAACAAACTGGCCAAAGGCGTTGGCGCCGAGCGGTACAATATTATGAAGCGGGAGTTGAGTTTAAGAAAAAGGAGCTTGATACATATAATCCCCATTCGCTTTTGGATATAAAGTTTAGCAACGGCGTAATGGAAATCCCATATTTGTTTGTCGAGGAGAACACCGGATGCCTTTTCAACAACTTAATCGCTTTCGAGCAAACATGTCCTGAATTCGGGAACGACTTCACTAGTTATATTTTCTTCATGTCTCAGCTTATCAGCACGCCAGATGATGTTACGTTGCTCGCTCAGAGAGGAATAATCGTGCACCAACTGCGTAGAGATGCCGAGGTTTCATCTCTATTCACGAAGCTCAATAAAGATGTTGTCTTTGATTTCAACGGCAAGTACTACCTAAAATCTATGTTTTCGGTGCTGGAAGCGCACTATCAGAGTCGTCTGAACCGGTGGGTGGCGTGGTTGCGGAACAATCACTTCAGCAATCCGTGGTTGGCCTTAGGAGTGCTGGCCGCGACTATCGTGCTTTTTTGCACTCTAGTGCAAACGCTGATCGCGGTCTTGTCCTACGTAAAGCCGCCATGA
- the LOC109703905 gene encoding uncharacterized protein LOC109703905, producing the protein MTLRVLLILAITILLLGTGNCKLMHPAVARPIPSLISSDDTLSAIPTKIGENSGAPNVEEEKVALFPTRPFFLPPRLPPCMSKSANEISSTHLQHGFMRACNAGNI; encoded by the exons ATGACTCTCAGAGTGCTCCTCATCCTCGCCATCACAATTCTGTTGCTCGGCACCGGCAACTGCAAGCTCATGCATCCTGCAGTAGCTCGACCGATCCCATCCCTCATTTCATCCGACGATACCCTTTCGGCGATACCTACAAAGATTG GAGAGAACAGCGGCGCGCCAAATGTTGAAGAAGAGAAGGTAGCCCTTTTCCCAACTAGGCCTTTCTTCCTCCCGCCCCGTCTTCCGCCCTGCATGTCGAAGTCTGCAAACGAAATTTCTTCGACGCATTTGCAGCATGGCTTTATGAGGGCCTGCAATGCTGGAAATATATAG
- the LOC109703906 gene encoding uncharacterized protein LOC109703906 isoform X2 has protein sequence MLQRFVDHVLAVTKESVKTVTYESLNSIARLINGVSALLLTILPGKANLLEGIHGWELRPTFRGPRLPRWMENGVSSFNEFIHELSVDSDTSSTTGSISSEDDDDDNIYPASPLSQSSRLSHSSSITRYDRRLIRSIRRILSWILWPATVVLWLPFILFQSARSRRGESVSPRNPETHQLLGRRIARRSFHIKDHVVQRTTDRRRGVFEDLQLAIEIFIESVFETVHNAAHLVLSPSEVWQKLYSLVSLRGSSGKVSYDSDSDEAVVPTATVGSVDPTPTERRTTFHHSLNTDSRTCEDVITELGYPYESIRVVTDDGYVLLLERIPRRDSEKVVYLQHGILDSSMGAI, from the exons atgtTGCAGCGATTCGTCGATCACGTCCTCGCCGTAACAAAAGA ATCTGTGAAGACAGTCACTTATGAATCGCTGAATAGTATTGCAAGGTTGATAAATGGGGTTTCGGCACTCTTGTTGACAATATTGCCAGGGAAGGCTAACTTGTTAGAGGGAATCCATGGTTGGGAGCTCAGACCTACATTCCGAGGACCTCGCCTTCCTCGGTGGATGGAAAA TGGCGTTTCATCATTCAATGAGTTCATTCATGAGCTTTCTGTGGATTCTGACACTTCATCGACCACTGGTTCCATATCTAGTgaagatgatgacgatgatAATATTTACCCTGCCTCTCCTTTGTCTCAGTCTTCACGTTTATCTCATTCAAGCAGTATCACCAGATATGATAGACGCTTAATACGCTCTATACGACGCATACTTTCCTGGATTCTGTGGCCTGCCACAGTTGTTCTTTGGTTGCCATTTATCTTATTCCAATCTGCCAGATCTAGGAGAGGTGAATCAGTTTCTCCTCGCAACCCAGAAACTCACCAGCTGTTAGGTCGTCGCATTGCTAGAAGGTCATTTCACATAAAAGACCATGTTGTTCAGCGTACTACTGACAGACGGCGTGGAGTTTTTGAG GATCTCCAGCTGGCAATTGAGATATTCATTGAATCAGTTTTCGAGACGGTTCACAATGCAGCACACCTTGTTCTTTCTCCTTCTGAGGTTTGGCAGAAATTATATTCTTTGGTTTCGCTTCGTGGAAGCAGTGGGAAAGTTAGCTATGATAGTGATTCCGATGAAGCTGTTGTTCCAACTGCTACCGTTGGCAGTGTTGATCCAACTCCAACTGAAAGACGGACTACATTTCACCATTCTTTAAACACAGACTCGCGGACCTGTGAAGATGTCATAACTGAGCTTGG CTATCCTTATGAGTCTATACGTGTGGTTACGGATGATGGATATGTGCTTCTTCTGGAGAGAATTCCTAG GCGTGATTCTGAGAAGGTTGTGTATCTACAACATGGGATATTGGATTCATCGATGGG AGCTATATGA
- the LOC109703906 gene encoding uncharacterized protein LOC109703906 isoform X1 produces the protein MLQRFVDHVLAVTKESVKTVTYESLNSIARLINGVSALLLTILPGKANLLEGIHGWELRPTFRGPRLPRWMENGVSSFNEFIHELSVDSDTSSTTGSISSEDDDDDNIYPASPLSQSSRLSHSSSITRYDRRLIRSIRRILSWILWPATVVLWLPFILFQSARSRRGESVSPRNPETHQLLGRRIARRSFHIKDHVVQRTTDRRRGVFEDLQLAIEIFIESVFETVHNAAHLVLSPSEVWQKLYSLVSLRGSSGKVSYDSDSDEAVVPTATVGSVDPTPTERRTTFHHSLNTDSRTCEDVITELGYPYESIRVVTDDGYVLLLERIPRRDSEKVVYLQHGILDSSMGIRAI, from the exons atgtTGCAGCGATTCGTCGATCACGTCCTCGCCGTAACAAAAGA ATCTGTGAAGACAGTCACTTATGAATCGCTGAATAGTATTGCAAGGTTGATAAATGGGGTTTCGGCACTCTTGTTGACAATATTGCCAGGGAAGGCTAACTTGTTAGAGGGAATCCATGGTTGGGAGCTCAGACCTACATTCCGAGGACCTCGCCTTCCTCGGTGGATGGAAAA TGGCGTTTCATCATTCAATGAGTTCATTCATGAGCTTTCTGTGGATTCTGACACTTCATCGACCACTGGTTCCATATCTAGTgaagatgatgacgatgatAATATTTACCCTGCCTCTCCTTTGTCTCAGTCTTCACGTTTATCTCATTCAAGCAGTATCACCAGATATGATAGACGCTTAATACGCTCTATACGACGCATACTTTCCTGGATTCTGTGGCCTGCCACAGTTGTTCTTTGGTTGCCATTTATCTTATTCCAATCTGCCAGATCTAGGAGAGGTGAATCAGTTTCTCCTCGCAACCCAGAAACTCACCAGCTGTTAGGTCGTCGCATTGCTAGAAGGTCATTTCACATAAAAGACCATGTTGTTCAGCGTACTACTGACAGACGGCGTGGAGTTTTTGAG GATCTCCAGCTGGCAATTGAGATATTCATTGAATCAGTTTTCGAGACGGTTCACAATGCAGCACACCTTGTTCTTTCTCCTTCTGAGGTTTGGCAGAAATTATATTCTTTGGTTTCGCTTCGTGGAAGCAGTGGGAAAGTTAGCTATGATAGTGATTCCGATGAAGCTGTTGTTCCAACTGCTACCGTTGGCAGTGTTGATCCAACTCCAACTGAAAGACGGACTACATTTCACCATTCTTTAAACACAGACTCGCGGACCTGTGAAGATGTCATAACTGAGCTTGG CTATCCTTATGAGTCTATACGTGTGGTTACGGATGATGGATATGTGCTTCTTCTGGAGAGAATTCCTAG GCGTGATTCTGAGAAGGTTGTGTATCTACAACATGGGATATTGGATTCATCGATGGG CATCAGAGCTATATGA